The following are encoded together in the Candidatus Paceibacterota bacterium genome:
- the secA gene encoding preprotein translocase subunit SecA: protein MSIITKIFGDPNEREIKKLKPIVEQIGIFENELVNLSNDDLKKEADKLKEKLKNGASLDDILPRAFALVRESGKRTLGQRHFDVQLIGGIVLHQGKIAEMRTGEGKTLSATLPAFLNSLTEEGVHIITVNDYLAKRDAVWMGQIYDLLGISVSCVVHDGSFLYSSAEKEKDKERDIKGGFKVLEDFLLPVSRKEAYSADIVYGTNNEFAFDYLRDNLAYDIDSKVQRGFNFAIIDEVDSILIDEARTPLIISGSTEESTEKYYHFAKLALVLKRDEDYELDEKLKAITINQKGQGTIVNRLGLDPWAENDIDTTSHIESALKAKEYFRRDKEYVVKDGEIIIVDEFTGRMMPGRRWSHGLHQAIEAKEGLKVKPESKTYANITFQNYFRGYKKLSGMTGTALTSAEEFDKVYGLEVVKIPTNKPMKRIDMDDLVLKTERGKFAALVKEIKKRYEKGQPVLIGTVSIEKNEYLSRLLEKEGIPHQVLNAKHHEREGEIIAQAGRPGAVTIATNMAGRGVDIILGGNPQNEEDAKKAVLSGGLHVIGTERHEARRIDNQLRGRSGRQGDPGSSQFFVSLEDDLMRIFGGDKIKSLMSFLKVPEDEPIEAKMVSKSIESAQSKIEGHYFDARKHILDYDDVVNKHREVFYKKRETILQKHKEGTLKDYLLELIESAGFSKDDYLKKEEILGEEPLREAEKYVCLQTLDYFWMGHLDAMDLLKDQVRLRAYGQQDPLVEYKREGHRMFKELLFGIENTIADSLLKLERKPQIKVVRTKEESKINLSPFKREEKTEGRIREEKKEKIGRNDPCPCGKKNNITGKPIKYKKCCYPKFG from the coding sequence ATGTCAATAATTACAAAAATTTTCGGAGATCCCAATGAAAGAGAGATTAAAAAATTAAAACCCATTGTTGAACAAATCGGTATTTTTGAAAATGAGCTTGTTAATCTTTCAAACGACGATTTAAAAAAAGAAGCCGATAAACTGAAGGAAAAGCTTAAAAACGGAGCATCTTTGGACGATATCTTACCGAGGGCCTTTGCGCTTGTTAGAGAATCAGGAAAAAGGACTTTGGGCCAAAGGCATTTTGATGTCCAGCTTATAGGAGGGATAGTTCTTCATCAGGGGAAAATTGCGGAAATGAGAACAGGGGAAGGAAAAACTCTTTCGGCTACTCTTCCCGCTTTTTTGAATTCTCTTACAGAAGAAGGGGTTCATATTATAACGGTTAACGATTATCTTGCCAAAAGAGACGCTGTTTGGATGGGGCAGATTTATGACCTTCTTGGAATTTCTGTTTCTTGCGTTGTTCATGACGGCTCTTTCCTTTATTCTTCAGCTGAAAAGGAAAAAGACAAGGAAAGGGATATTAAAGGAGGATTCAAGGTTCTTGAAGATTTTTTGCTTCCGGTTTCAAGAAAAGAGGCGTATAGCGCCGATATTGTTTATGGAACAAACAACGAATTTGCTTTTGACTACCTAAGAGATAATTTGGCTTATGACATTGATAGCAAAGTTCAAAGAGGTTTTAACTTTGCCATTATCGACGAGGTTGACTCTATTTTGATAGATGAAGCCAGAACTCCCCTTATAATCTCCGGTTCTACCGAAGAATCAACGGAAAAATATTATCATTTTGCCAAATTGGCGCTGGTTTTAAAAAGAGACGAGGATTATGAGCTTGATGAAAAACTAAAAGCGATAACAATCAATCAAAAAGGGCAAGGTACGATTGTAAACCGTCTTGGACTTGATCCTTGGGCGGAAAACGACATAGACACGACTTCTCATATTGAATCGGCTCTTAAAGCAAAAGAATATTTTAGGAGGGACAAGGAGTATGTAGTAAAGGACGGGGAAATAATTATCGTTGATGAATTTACCGGACGCATGATGCCGGGAAGAAGGTGGTCTCACGGCCTTCATCAGGCAATTGAAGCAAAAGAGGGGCTAAAAGTTAAGCCGGAATCAAAAACATATGCCAATATTACTTTCCAGAATTATTTCAGAGGATACAAGAAGCTGTCTGGGATGACCGGAACGGCTCTTACTTCCGCAGAAGAGTTTGACAAGGTTTACGGTCTTGAAGTTGTTAAAATTCCAACCAACAAGCCAATGAAAAGAATTGATATGGATGATTTGGTTTTAAAGACGGAAAGAGGAAAGTTTGCTGCCCTTGTCAAAGAAATAAAAAAAAGATATGAGAAAGGCCAACCGGTTTTAATAGGAACGGTCTCAATAGAAAAAAACGAATATTTAAGCCGTCTTCTTGAAAAAGAAGGAATACCTCATCAGGTCTTAAACGCAAAACATCACGAAAGAGAAGGGGAAATAATAGCCCAGGCAGGAAGACCCGGAGCTGTTACAATTGCAACCAATATGGCAGGAAGGGGAGTTGATATAATTTTGGGCGGAAATCCTCAAAATGAAGAAGATGCCAAAAAAGCTGTTTTATCGGGAGGCCTTCATGTAATCGGTACGGAAAGGCATGAAGCAAGGAGAATAGACAATCAATTAAGAGGAAGGTCCGGCAGACAGGGAGATCCCGGTTCAAGCCAGTTTTTTGTTTCTCTTGAAGACGATCTGATGAGAATTTTCGGAGGAGATAAGATAAAATCATTAATGTCTTTTTTAAAGGTTCCTGAAGATGAGCCAATTGAAGCGAAAATGGTTTCAAAATCCATTGAGTCGGCCCAAAGTAAAATAGAAGGCCATTACTTTGACGCCAGGAAACATATTCTTGACTATGATGATGTTGTTAATAAGCACAGAGAAGTTTTTTATAAAAAAAGGGAAACGATACTTCAAAAGCATAAAGAAGGAACTTTGAAAGATTATTTGCTTGAACTAATAGAATCTGCAGGTTTTTCAAAAGACGATTATTTGAAAAAAGAGGAAATATTGGGAGAAGAGCCACTGAGAGAAGCCGAGAAATATGTTTGTCTGCAAACTCTTGATTATTTCTGGATGGGGCATCTTGACGCTATGGATTTATTGAAAGATCAAGTTCGTCTTAGGGCATACGGCCAGCAAGACCCTCTTGTGGAATATAAAAGAGAAGGACACAGGATGTTCAAGGAACTTTTGTTTGGAATTGAAAATACGATTGCCGATTCTCTTTTAAAGCTTGAAAGAAAACCGCAAATAAAAGTTGTTAGGACAAAAGAAGAAAGCAAGATAAATTTATCTCCCTTTAAAAGAGAAGAAAAAACAGAAGGAAGAATAAGAGAAGAGAAAAAAGAAAAAATTGGCAGGAATGATCCTTGTCCTTGCGGAAAAAAAAATAATATAACTGGCAAACCGATAAAATATAAAAAATGTTGTTATCCTAAATTTGGATGA
- a CDS encoding coenzyme F420-0:L-glutamate ligase, whose product MIKKESRIAIPTKYVWLAIKDRMVMASAGIDESNANGKLILLPKDSFKTADYLRNTLMRRYKLKNLGILITDSRTVPLRAGVVGVALGYAGFRGLKDYCGKLDIFGRKFKFSRSNIADSLATAAVLVMGEGKEQQPLAVIKKAPVEFCDKIKKTELCIDIEDDMYCPFFSEIIKARK is encoded by the coding sequence TTGATTAAAAAAGAGAGCAGGATTGCCATACCAACAAAATATGTTTGGCTTGCCATTAAAGATAGAATGGTTATGGCTTCTGCTGGAATTGACGAGTCAAACGCAAACGGCAAACTTATTCTTTTGCCTAAAGATAGTTTTAAAACAGCAGATTATCTTCGTAATACTTTAATGCGTAGATATAAACTGAAGAATCTTGGGATTCTTATTACGGATAGCCGGACAGTGCCGCTTCGGGCTGGCGTTGTTGGTGTTGCGCTTGGTTATGCGGGTTTTCGTGGCTTAAAAGATTATTGTGGCAAATTAGATATTTTTGGCAGAAAATTTAAATTTTCGCGTAGCAATATAGCTGATAGTCTTGCTACAGCAGCAGTATTAGTTATGGGTGAAGGTAAAGAACAACAACCTTTGGCAGTTATAAAAAAAGCGCCTGTGGAGTTTTGCGATAAAATAAAAAAAACGGAACTATGTATTGATATAGAAGATGATATGTATTGTCCGTTTTTCTCAGAAATTATTAAAGCAAGAAAATAG
- a CDS encoding HD domain-containing protein, with translation MDNKNKKINKRDVELLFEIGCLRHMQRSWKRFFNPDVANNTEHIFRVVWTSLLISEYENAGDKEKILKMAIVHDITESRTGDVDYLSRQYVERKEDNAIKDILKDTVFEKEFISIWKEYEEKKTIEAKIVKDADNIDVELELSELKAKGHPLGKIWTTQRKKLVYTKLYTKSAKKLWEEIHKSKVSDWHLKGNNRFNAGDWKKKK, from the coding sequence ATGGATAATAAGAATAAAAAAATAAATAAAAGAGACGTTGAACTACTCTTTGAAATTGGCTGTTTGCGTCATATGCAAAGGTCATGGAAAAGGTTTTTCAATCCTGATGTTGCCAATAATACGGAACATATATTCAGAGTTGTTTGGACTTCTTTGTTAATTTCAGAATACGAAAATGCAGGAGACAAGGAAAAAATACTTAAAATGGCAATAGTGCATGATATTACGGAAAGCAGAACGGGAGATGTTGATTATCTTTCCCGTCAATACGTTGAAAGAAAAGAAGATAATGCGATAAAAGACATATTAAAAGATACCGTTTTTGAAAAGGAATTTATTTCTATTTGGAAAGAATATGAAGAGAAGAAAACTATTGAAGCAAAAATAGTGAAAGATGCTGACAATATTGACGTGGAGCTGGAACTTTCGGAATTGAAAGCAAAAGGGCATCCTCTCGGAAAAATATGGACAACCCAAAGAAAGAAGCTTGTTTATACCAAGCTTTATACAAAATCGGCAAAGAAGCTCTGGGAAGAAATACACAAATCAAAAGTAAGCGATTGGCATCTTAAGGGAAATAATCGCTTTAATGCCGGTGACTGGAAGAAGAAAAAATAG
- a CDS encoding flavodoxin family protein, translating into MSKIKIVYGTCGGNTELVCLKVAEILSKKHDVELKKAKLTEPEKIGQYDLLILASPTYGHGQLEEYFRIFLKKLTGENLKGKNTAAIGLGDLKYDNDYHLESGKIIMDFFKKKEANIICSPLLVSKSPLPFLDKHVSDWAEKLSNLI; encoded by the coding sequence ATGTCTAAAATTAAAATAGTTTATGGAACTTGCGGGGGAAATACGGAGTTGGTTTGCTTGAAAGTGGCTGAAATTTTATCAAAGAAACACGATGTAGAATTAAAAAAGGCAAAACTTACTGAACCTGAAAAAATAGGGCAGTATGATTTATTAATACTGGCAAGCCCGACTTACGGACATGGGCAATTGGAGGAATATTTCAGAATTTTTCTTAAAAAATTAACAGGAGAAAACTTAAAAGGAAAAAACACCGCTGCTATAGGACTGGGAGATTTAAAATATGACAATGATTACCATTTGGAATCTGGAAAAATAATAATGGATTTTTTTAAAAAAAAGGAGGCGAATATAATTTGCAGCCCTTTGCTAGTTTCAAAATCGCCTTTACCTTTTTTAGATAAGCATGTTTCAGATTGGGCAGAAAAATTATCAAATTTAATATGA
- a CDS encoding 2-oxoacid:acceptor oxidoreductase subunit alpha, which yields MNRLRIKVAGQSGSGLLSVGEILINSFKELGYNVVADREYPSLIKGGYSCFSINVSDKEIKGLSNKADIMLSIDKESMEAYFDTLEKGGILVHGYERLFGIKDLIEKAKKRDIKVVHQMVRSIAKEKGASILMTNVILTGIFWKTLGLDYNVLKKSVENKFKSKPELLEINLRCLRAGYESVDKIISIEDFKIKLLKNKEKKIVINGNKALALGAVHAGCRFYIAYPMSPSSSILTYFSEMSEKTGVMVKQGEDEITVANMALGAMFMGTRALFATSGGGYDLMTETVSLAGMIENPLVGIIAQRPGPATGLPTWTLQADLNLAIYSSHGEFPKVVISISDPEDAFDLIQHAFNISEKYQIVVLVLTEKNICESEMTISPFKQGKISIERGLVKEGDLQNLKNIDRFRITKNGLSKRWIPGSTDKAYYFANGDEHDEDGSLTEDGEKCASMYEKRMRKMDLVSKALPEPEIYGVKKGADISFVGWGSSKNIMRDVIAIYKNKGIKVNYLHFSYLFPLKTKVLERFFNENSSVNLIEGNYQGQLGKMIEAEVKKKFAGKLLKYNGRPFFLEDLEKFINKRT from the coding sequence ATGAATAGATTACGCATAAAAGTGGCAGGTCAAAGCGGTTCGGGTCTTCTTAGTGTTGGTGAAATCTTAATAAACTCTTTCAAGGAACTTGGATATAATGTGGTTGCAGATAGAGAATATCCATCCCTTATCAAAGGAGGCTATTCTTGTTTTTCAATAAACGTAAGCGATAAAGAAATTAAAGGGCTTTCAAACAAAGCGGATATTATGCTTTCTATAGATAAAGAAAGCATGGAGGCCTATTTTGACACCCTTGAAAAAGGAGGGATACTTGTTCATGGATACGAAAGATTATTTGGAATAAAGGATTTGATTGAAAAGGCAAAAAAGAGGGATATAAAAGTTGTTCATCAAATGGTAAGAAGCATTGCTAAAGAAAAGGGAGCAAGCATACTGATGACCAATGTTATTTTAACCGGAATATTTTGGAAAACATTGGGATTGGATTATAACGTCTTGAAAAAATCAGTTGAAAATAAATTTAAAAGCAAGCCGGAACTTTTAGAAATTAATTTGCGCTGTTTAAGAGCCGGTTATGAATCTGTAGATAAAATAATAAGTATTGAAGATTTTAAAATAAAGTTATTAAAAAATAAAGAAAAAAAGATTGTCATAAACGGAAACAAAGCCCTGGCTCTTGGAGCAGTTCATGCCGGATGCAGATTTTACATTGCTTATCCGATGAGCCCTTCAAGCAGTATTTTAACCTATTTTTCCGAAATGTCCGAAAAAACAGGAGTAATGGTAAAACAGGGAGAAGATGAAATTACTGTCGCAAATATGGCTCTTGGAGCGATGTTTATGGGAACAAGAGCTCTTTTTGCAACTTCAGGAGGAGGATACGATCTTATGACCGAAACCGTTTCCTTGGCCGGAATGATAGAAAACCCTCTTGTGGGAATAATAGCCCAAAGGCCTGGGCCAGCAACAGGTCTTCCTACATGGACATTGCAGGCGGATTTAAACTTGGCAATATATTCTTCTCACGGGGAATTTCCAAAAGTCGTAATATCAATAAGCGATCCAGAAGATGCTTTTGATCTAATACAGCACGCTTTTAATATTTCGGAAAAGTACCAGATTGTCGTTCTTGTTTTGACGGAAAAAAACATTTGTGAGAGCGAAATGACAATATCTCCTTTTAAACAGGGGAAAATCTCAATTGAAAGAGGGCTTGTTAAAGAAGGAGATCTTCAAAACTTGAAAAATATTGACAGGTTTAGAATAACAAAAAACGGCTTATCCAAAAGGTGGATTCCGGGATCAACTGACAAGGCCTATTATTTTGCAAACGGAGACGAGCATGATGAGGACGGCTCTTTGACTGAAGACGGAGAAAAGTGTGCCTCTATGTATGAAAAGCGAATGAGAAAGATGGATTTAGTTTCAAAGGCATTACCGGAGCCGGAAATTTACGGAGTAAAAAAGGGAGCGGATATTTCTTTTGTCGGTTGGGGAAGCAGTAAAAATATAATGAGAGATGTCATTGCGATTTACAAGAATAAAGGAATAAAAGTGAATTATCTTCATTTTTCTTATCTTTTTCCTTTAAAGACAAAAGTTTTGGAAAGATTTTTTAACGAAAATTCATCAGTTAATTTAATAGAAGGAAATTACCAAGGGCAATTGGGAAAAATGATAGAAGCAGAAGTAAAAAAGAAATTTGCAGGCAAGCTTTTAAAATACAATGGAAGGCCTTTTTTCCTTGAAGATTTGGAAAAATTCATAAATAAAAGAACATGA
- a CDS encoding thiamine pyrophosphate-dependent enzyme, with product MRDKKDLHKLSKLSGDYLKYETNKVLTWCGNCGNYGIQNALKRALVLEGYKKEDFLMCFDIGCNGNGSDKIEGYTLHGLHGRVLPVASGCALANPKMKVIASAGDGGTFSEGINHLVCAIRNDYPVLFIHHNNENYGLTVGQASSLTRCGAIMNGTPKEVTIDPINSLDFVLSLNPSFVARSFSGEIGHITEMFRLALKHKGFAYVEILQSCPTYNKMTPDIWYAKRIKMIEDKKDYDKSDIWQARRIVRDMENEIWLGLLYENKKKSNFFETYPFRKGVKTALVEEVRHKDISQFMQ from the coding sequence ATGAGAGATAAAAAAGATCTTCATAAATTATCAAAATTAAGTGGCGATTACTTAAAGTACGAAACAAACAAGGTTTTAACTTGGTGCGGTAATTGCGGAAATTACGGAATTCAAAATGCATTAAAAAGAGCGCTGGTTCTTGAGGGGTATAAAAAAGAAGATTTTTTAATGTGCTTTGATATTGGATGCAACGGGAATGGTTCTGATAAAATAGAAGGATATACTCTTCACGGCTTGCATGGAAGAGTTCTTCCTGTCGCATCTGGCTGCGCATTAGCTAATCCAAAAATGAAAGTAATAGCTTCGGCAGGGGACGGGGGCACATTTAGCGAAGGAATAAATCATCTTGTTTGTGCAATAAGAAACGATTATCCCGTCCTTTTTATCCATCACAATAATGAGAATTACGGTCTTACCGTTGGACAGGCCTCGTCTTTAACAAGATGCGGAGCAATCATGAATGGTACTCCGAAAGAAGTTACGATAGACCCTATAAATTCTTTGGATTTTGTTTTATCTCTTAATCCTTCTTTTGTAGCAAGAAGCTTTTCCGGAGAAATAGGCCATATTACGGAGATGTTTCGTTTAGCCCTAAAACACAAAGGATTTGCTTATGTTGAAATTCTTCAAAGTTGTCCAACTTATAATAAAATGACTCCCGACATTTGGTATGCAAAAAGGATAAAAATGATAGAAGATAAAAAGGACTATGATAAAAGCGATATTTGGCAGGCAAGACGTATTGTTAGGGATATGGAAAATGAAATTTGGCTGGGACTTTTATATGAAAATAAAAAGAAAAGTAATTTTTTTGAAACTTATCCTTTTAGGAAAGGAGTTAAAACTGCTCTTGTTGAAGAAGTAAGGCATAAGGATATAAGCCAATTTATGCAATGA
- a CDS encoding metallophosphoesterase family protein, giving the protein MNKIAIISDTHNNYAIAKKIVEILKSEKINFIIHCGDIGEPDYLKEAFKGFKVRAVLGNMDEGYGSIKEYQKPPEIIVCEKTKEEEINGKKIAFNHFPKEAKELAKTGKYDFVFYGHTHKPWEEKVGSCILLNPGNATGTFYKATFAIYDFKSGLFTLKIL; this is encoded by the coding sequence ATGAATAAAATTGCGATTATATCAGACACTCATAATAATTATGCTATTGCCAAAAAAATTGTAGAAATCCTTAAAAGTGAAAAAATCAATTTTATTATCCATTGCGGAGATATAGGGGAGCCGGACTATTTAAAAGAAGCATTTAAAGGATTTAAGGTAAGAGCCGTTTTGGGCAATATGGATGAAGGCTACGGTTCTATCAAAGAGTATCAAAAACCGCCTGAAATTATAGTTTGTGAAAAGACAAAAGAAGAGGAAATAAACGGAAAGAAAATTGCTTTCAATCATTTTCCAAAAGAAGCGAAGGAATTGGCGAAAACAGGAAAATACGATTTTGTTTTTTACGGGCATACCCATAAGCCGTGGGAAGAGAAAGTTGGAAGCTGCATTCTTTTAAATCCGGGAAACGCGACAGGAACTTTTTACAAAGCCACCTTTGCTATTTACGATTTTAAAAGCGGTCTTTTCACTTTAAAAATACTTTAA
- the secD gene encoding protein translocase subunit SecD, whose product MTKKRIKSILGLILLFGLLAGIIAYPSPVNKGISFLNEKTGLDLPSFWNISFKLGLDLQGGTHLVYEADTSGISSEEKNSIMQGLRDIIERRVNLFGVQEPVVQVQESGEHTRLIVELAGIKDPSEAIRMIGETPFLEFREEREEEDREKILDAMERFEQKEDKDLLQFEDWALLFEDPYFQPTLLTGKYLKKADLDFDQVTYRPIVGLQFNDEGKDLFKEITSNNIGKQVAIYIDNVLLSAPVVQETISEGRAQITGDFTIEWARELVRGLNAGALPVPIILISQQSVGPTLGAISLNQSLYAAVYGFLAIIVFMIIFYRFSGLLASFALLIYIAVFLSIVKIIPITLTLAGIGGLILSIGMAVDANILIFSRTKEELKGGENLDSALEQGFKRSWPSVRDGNITTFIVAMILFFFGTSFIKGFALTLSVGILLSMVSAFFVTKNLMLFFSFTSLKKWKRIWL is encoded by the coding sequence ATGACAAAAAAAAGAATAAAATCAATATTAGGACTGATTCTGCTTTTCGGCCTTTTGGCAGGGATAATAGCTTACCCTTCTCCGGTAAATAAGGGAATTTCTTTTTTAAATGAAAAAACGGGGCTTGACCTTCCTTCTTTTTGGAATATTTCTTTTAAGCTGGGGCTTGACCTTCAGGGAGGAACGCATCTGGTTTACGAAGCTGATACCTCTGGAATTTCTTCAGAAGAGAAAAACTCGATTATGCAGGGCTTGCGGGATATTATAGAAAGAAGGGTTAATCTTTTTGGAGTCCAGGAGCCGGTAGTCCAAGTTCAGGAAAGCGGAGAACATACGCGCCTCATTGTAGAGCTTGCCGGAATAAAAGATCCTTCAGAGGCGATAAGAATGATAGGGGAGACGCCTTTTTTGGAATTTAGAGAAGAAAGAGAAGAAGAAGATAGGGAAAAAATTCTTGATGCAATGGAAAGATTTGAACAAAAAGAAGACAAAGATCTTCTTCAGTTTGAAGATTGGGCTCTTCTTTTTGAAGATCCTTATTTTCAGCCGACCTTGCTTACGGGAAAATATTTAAAGAAAGCTGACCTTGATTTTGATCAAGTGACCTATAGGCCTATTGTTGGGCTTCAATTTAACGATGAAGGAAAAGATCTTTTTAAAGAAATAACTTCAAATAATATAGGCAAGCAAGTGGCCATATATATAGACAATGTTCTTCTTTCGGCTCCTGTCGTTCAAGAAACAATTTCAGAAGGGAGGGCCCAAATTACGGGCGATTTTACGATTGAATGGGCAAGAGAACTTGTAAGAGGACTAAATGCAGGAGCGCTGCCTGTTCCAATCATTCTTATTTCCCAGCAATCTGTCGGTCCGACTCTCGGAGCTATATCTTTAAATCAAAGCTTGTATGCGGCGGTTTACGGATTTTTGGCAATTATTGTTTTTATGATTATTTTTTACAGATTTTCAGGGCTTTTAGCTTCTTTTGCCCTTTTGATTTATATTGCAGTTTTTCTTTCTATTGTAAAAATTATCCCAATAACCTTGACTTTAGCGGGAATTGGAGGATTGATTTTATCAATTGGAATGGCCGTTGATGCAAATATTTTAATATTTTCAAGAACCAAAGAAGAATTAAAAGGAGGAGAAAATCTTGATAGCGCTCTTGAACAAGGATTCAAAAGAAGCTGGCCGTCGGTTAGGGATGGAAATATTACTACCTTCATAGTAGCTATGATTTTATTTTTCTTTGGCACCAGCTTTATAAAAGGATTCGCCCTTACTCTTTCTGTTGGAATACTGCTTAGCATGGTTTCTGCTTTTTTTGTTACAAAAAATTTAATGCTTTTTTTCTCTTTTACAAGTTTGAAAAAATGGAAAAGAATTTGGCTTTAA
- the secF gene encoding protein translocase subunit SecF, which produces MIIKYRAIYILFSSIAIIASVVILFIFGIKPGIDFTGGSILEVEYKEERPANAQISEKLKELNLGNTVIQMAGEKEVLIRMGDINEETHQEILSLLREESEVEEKRFESIGPVIGKELKDKTKIVVILSLLSMIAYIAIAFNKIKKPISSWIYGIISVFALFHDSLIPLAVFSVLGYLYGVEISIPVITAFLAVLGYSINNTVVVFDRVRENLIRQKGTFEEVVTESIKQTFVRQINTSLTTLFVAFSIFFFGGETLKYFSLVLILGIFAGTYSSIFLVGPLLVFWKGLTLRSKNV; this is translated from the coding sequence ATGATAATAAAATACCGCGCAATTTACATTCTTTTTTCTTCAATTGCCATAATAGCAAGCGTTGTTATTCTTTTTATTTTTGGAATAAAGCCGGGAATTGATTTTACGGGGGGAAGCATTCTTGAGGTTGAATATAAAGAAGAAAGGCCAGCAAATGCTCAAATTTCTGAAAAATTAAAAGAGCTTAATCTTGGCAATACCGTAATTCAAATGGCGGGAGAAAAAGAGGTCCTGATTAGAATGGGAGATATTAATGAAGAAACGCACCAGGAGATATTATCTCTTTTAAGAGAAGAATCTGAAGTTGAAGAAAAAAGATTTGAATCAATAGGGCCTGTTATAGGAAAAGAGCTTAAGGATAAGACCAAAATTGTTGTTATCTTATCCTTACTATCGATGATTGCATATATTGCTATAGCTTTTAATAAAATTAAAAAACCAATCAGTTCATGGATTTACGGGATTATCAGCGTTTTTGCTCTTTTCCATGATTCTCTTATTCCTCTTGCTGTTTTTTCTGTTCTTGGATATCTATATGGCGTTGAAATTTCAATACCGGTTATAACGGCATTTTTGGCCGTGTTGGGATATTCTATAAACAACACGGTTGTAGTTTTTGACAGAGTAAGAGAGAATTTAATAAGGCAAAAAGGAACTTTTGAAGAAGTTGTCACAGAGAGCATAAAACAGACCTTTGTAAGACAGATAAATACGTCTCTTACAACTCTGTTTGTGGCATTTTCAATTTTCTTTTTTGGAGGAGAAACATTGAAGTATTTTTCATTGGTTTTGATACTTGGAATTTTCGCCGGGACATATTCTTCAATATTTTTAGTTGGCCCTCTTCTTGTCTTCTGGAAGGGATTGACATTGCGCTCCAAAAATGTTTAA
- a CDS encoding sigma factor-like helix-turn-helix DNA-binding protein, translating to MDYSKRVSIILKKIPSRGKEVIGRRFGLSKNGRRETLEAIGESYNITRERVRQIEREGISLVKKQEIGDIFSQFEKAITTFGGIKKEDLLISFLGKGGFYNEIFFFLSLNDNLKRNLENKFSYSFWSVKKTESENHLKFINKAIEYLKKTKEPLFIEELYNNLNIKNITLPVFQSYIEVSKQIQKNHKGKIGLKDWVEINPRGIKDKAYLVLKEAEKPLHFSEVATLIKNSSFFSSPSIHTATVHNELIKNEKFVLVGRGLYALKEWGYEPGVVKEIITKVLNVAKSPLSKEEILEEVLKKRMVKRHTVLLNLQDKNRFQKDNQGRYIIKEA from the coding sequence ATGGATTATTCAAAAAGAGTTTCAATCATTCTTAAAAAGATACCGTCCCGGGGCAAAGAAGTAATAGGGCGGAGATTTGGGCTTTCTAAAAACGGCAGAAGAGAGACCCTTGAAGCGATTGGAGAGAGTTATAATATTACAAGAGAAAGAGTAAGACAGATAGAAAGAGAAGGAATTTCTTTGGTTAAAAAACAGGAGATAGGAGATATTTTCAGCCAATTTGAAAAAGCTATTACTACTTTTGGAGGAATTAAAAAAGAAGACCTCCTTATTTCTTTTTTGGGAAAAGGGGGATTTTATAACGAAATATTTTTCTTTTTGTCGCTCAATGATAATTTAAAGAGAAATTTGGAAAATAAATTTTCCTATTCTTTTTGGTCTGTAAAAAAAACGGAATCTGAAAATCATTTGAAGTTTATAAACAAGGCCATTGAGTATCTCAAAAAAACGAAAGAGCCTCTTTTTATAGAAGAGCTTTATAACAATTTGAATATTAAAAATATAACTCTTCCGGTTTTTCAGTCATATATCGAAGTATCAAAGCAGATACAAAAAAACCACAAAGGAAAAATAGGGTTAAAGGACTGGGTGGAAATTAATCCTCGGGGAATAAAAGACAAGGCCTATTTGGTTTTGAAAGAAGCCGAAAAACCGCTTCATTTTAGTGAAGTTGCCACTCTTATTAAAAATTCTTCTTTCTTTTCTTCTCCAAGCATCCATACGGCAACGGTGCATAACGAGCTTATTAAAAATGAAAAATTTGTTCTCGTGGGCAGGGGACTTTACGCCCTTAAAGAATGGGGATATGAGCCGGGAGTTGTAAAAGAAATTATTACAAAAGTTTTAAATGTTGCAAAAAGCCCCTTAAGCAAAGAAGAAATTTTAGAGGAAGTTCTCAAAAAAAGAATGGTTAAAAGGCATACGGTTCTTTTGAATCTTCAGGATAAAAACAGATTCCAGAAAGACAATCAGGGAAGATATATAATAAAAGAAGCATAG